One region of Elusimicrobiota bacterium genomic DNA includes:
- a CDS encoding tetratricopeptide repeat protein — MIRPAAWNLVFLLIAAGLTVLVLTWRLGDWTADYNGWTCRPGDYHVSEGEALFHGLADPAVALSMPGFSIPNALLCNHATAAGQMLARGLSLLSGALLVFALGSLLHSGLCGAVAALLFALGPARDLSSDRWLYVLHVLLVAGMVVWRAQAPSLRRSLALGAAIGMSLLVLSPLFLFPLVLVGYEWLRRGRRPDAQAAAIVLVPLAALLPWVLMNWRIHQRLVLFEDGRAAPLIVAGALGYVSTGLTNWDAVLDGVAPGGHLLLWALRQVCGHPFAYAAACAQRLLYVVSFHPLLYAGALASAWLGRKREEHRQLALLAGTFIAIHCVGAVEERYGEPVLPLLCALCAAGALSWLKAEAGRLSGRLATGFVCGFAALLLAGHVLVARRVLAYPGLAARDAALDRELARRPADPWLWFARGRQRLAEQRPSEAAADLGRSLALAPRPEWRMPYAWARVLPAGPRRAVWERMPPTTFDTPAGLRHYAFRVRHGLQSGRRREAKEDLDLMRDIWTGLPVFHKESESALVRPRQDAWFQRDRRWFNDVLSCWPAREHPALLGGLDDLMAAEPARGAALAELWLSEAARAQRGGQREAALAALSKAQRGDLEAPQFQQLSLLYERLGQEGRSLEVLERGHALHPGDGKLWRALLAWRLRRLQGISDSGLLLDLADAAAQTGEQSAAMSFVARARERNPGARELGRIAMVLQQLGRHRQALEVLDGLARAYPGQARWLSDRGVLKMLMGDRRAAADDLARAVELDPGYLPACLSLGALYASSGRRQDAIRLYERSLARPVAAGDAEARSLREKVRSELTALRR; from the coding sequence ATGATCAGGCCGGCCGCCTGGAATCTCGTCTTTCTGCTCATCGCCGCCGGCTTGACCGTCCTGGTCCTGACCTGGAGATTGGGAGACTGGACCGCGGATTACAACGGCTGGACCTGCCGGCCCGGAGACTATCACGTTTCCGAGGGCGAGGCCCTTTTCCACGGCCTGGCCGACCCCGCGGTAGCGCTCAGCATGCCGGGCTTCTCCATCCCCAACGCCCTGTTGTGCAACCACGCCACCGCGGCCGGCCAGATGCTGGCGCGCGGCCTGAGCCTGTTGTCCGGCGCCCTTTTGGTCTTCGCGCTGGGGTCCTTGCTGCATTCCGGCCTCTGCGGCGCCGTCGCGGCGCTCTTGTTCGCCCTGGGCCCGGCGCGCGACCTGTCCTCGGACCGCTGGCTCTACGTCCTGCATGTGCTGCTGGTCGCCGGCATGGTGGTCTGGCGCGCGCAAGCGCCATCCCTGAGGAGGAGCCTGGCCCTCGGCGCGGCCATAGGGATGAGCCTGCTCGTGCTCTCCCCTTTGTTCCTGTTCCCGCTCGTGCTGGTCGGCTATGAATGGCTACGGCGCGGCCGCCGGCCCGATGCGCAGGCGGCGGCGATTGTCCTGGTTCCCCTGGCGGCCCTGCTGCCCTGGGTGCTGATGAATTGGCGGATCCATCAGCGCCTGGTCCTCTTCGAGGACGGCCGGGCCGCCCCGCTGATCGTAGCCGGGGCTCTGGGCTACGTATCCACGGGGCTCACGAACTGGGACGCGGTGCTCGACGGCGTCGCTCCCGGCGGCCACTTGCTCCTCTGGGCGCTGCGTCAGGTCTGCGGGCATCCCTTCGCCTATGCCGCGGCCTGCGCGCAGCGGCTGCTCTATGTGGTCTCGTTCCACCCGCTGCTCTACGCCGGCGCCTTGGCCTCCGCTTGGCTCGGGCGCAAGCGCGAGGAGCATCGGCAGCTGGCGCTCTTGGCGGGCACCTTCATCGCCATCCACTGCGTCGGCGCCGTCGAGGAGCGCTATGGCGAGCCCGTGCTGCCCCTTCTGTGCGCGCTGTGCGCCGCGGGAGCGCTGTCCTGGCTCAAGGCGGAGGCCGGCCGGCTCAGCGGCCGCCTGGCCACGGGCTTCGTCTGCGGCTTCGCGGCGCTCCTTCTGGCCGGCCATGTCTTGGTTGCGCGCCGGGTTCTGGCCTATCCCGGCTTGGCGGCCCGGGACGCGGCTCTGGACCGGGAACTGGCGCGGCGCCCGGCTGACCCATGGCTCTGGTTCGCGCGGGGGAGGCAGCGCCTCGCTGAGCAGCGGCCCTCCGAGGCCGCCGCGGACCTGGGCCGCTCCCTGGCCCTGGCCCCGCGCCCTGAGTGGCGGATGCCGTACGCCTGGGCGCGCGTGCTGCCGGCTGGCCCCCGGCGCGCGGTCTGGGAGCGGATGCCCCCGACCACGTTCGATACCCCGGCCGGATTGCGGCACTACGCTTTCCGGGTCCGCCATGGACTTCAGTCCGGCCGGCGCCGGGAGGCCAAGGAGGACCTGGACCTGATGCGGGACATCTGGACCGGGCTCCCCGTCTTTCATAAGGAATCGGAATCGGCCTTGGTCAGGCCCCGCCAGGATGCCTGGTTCCAGCGCGACCGGCGGTGGTTCAACGACGTCTTATCCTGCTGGCCGGCCCGGGAGCATCCGGCTTTGCTGGGGGGGCTGGACGACCTGATGGCCGCAGAGCCCGCCCGAGGGGCGGCGCTGGCGGAGCTGTGGCTGAGCGAGGCCGCGCGCGCTCAGCGCGGCGGCCAGCGCGAGGCGGCCTTGGCGGCGCTGAGCAAGGCGCAGAGGGGGGACCTGGAGGCACCGCAATTCCAGCAGTTGAGCCTGCTCTATGAGCGTCTGGGGCAGGAGGGCCGGTCCTTGGAGGTGCTTGAACGGGGGCATGCCCTTCACCCCGGCGACGGGAAGCTGTGGCGCGCCCTGCTGGCTTGGCGCCTGCGCCGGCTGCAGGGCATCTCCGACAGCGGCCTCCTGCTCGACTTGGCCGATGCGGCCGCGCAGACCGGCGAACAGTCGGCGGCCATGAGCTTCGTGGCTAGGGCGAGGGAGCGCAATCCGGGGGCCCGGGAGCTGGGCCGCATCGCCATGGTCCTCCAGCAGTTGGGGCGGCACAGGCAGGCGCTCGAGGTCCTCGACGGCCTGGCGCGCGCCTATCCCGGGCAAGCCCGCTGGCTCAGCGACCGGGGCGTGCTCAAGATGCTCATGGGAGACCGGCGCGCGGCGGCCGACGACTTGGCCCGCGCTGTCGAGCTCGACCCGGGCTACCTGCCCGCCTGCCTGAGCCTGGGCGCGCTCTACGCTTCCTCGGGACGCCGGCAGGACGCGATCCGCTTATACGAGCGGTCTTTGGCCAGGCCCGTTGCGGCCGGCGATGCCGAGGCGCGCTCCCTGAGGGAGAAGGTCCGCTCCGAATTGACCGCGCTGCGCCGCTAA
- a CDS encoding C1 family peptidase — MLKKWLVGSVLCVSLFGAGAVAAEKVDFDQGVDVKGVVSTLDAKLDTVKTYQTSGERKAHGMGLVVKELPSAYWHSFKAFMGAIPDTLDLRPGLTQVEDQGMCGSCWAFSLTATHRDGHALGGSDPGRLSQEWLVDNSKEADGCNGGYFDSAADFVTPNGQPLYSACPYKQGNGKCAADLPQAAHIQAWHMLGDPNQGPSAQEIESYMASSRKPISIAVAAGAGDWQGYSGGVYNGCTMAQMDHMINIVGWDNEGAKFDESGNLPPGKGVWILRNSWGKSWGEAGYMRTKMTDAKGQRCNSVAGLAAYFDF, encoded by the coding sequence ATGCTCAAGAAATGGCTCGTAGGGTCCGTCCTGTGCGTGTCCCTGTTCGGTGCCGGAGCAGTCGCCGCGGAAAAAGTGGACTTCGATCAAGGCGTGGACGTCAAGGGCGTGGTGAGCACGCTGGACGCCAAGCTGGACACGGTGAAGACCTACCAGACCTCCGGAGAGCGCAAGGCTCACGGGATGGGCCTGGTCGTCAAGGAGCTCCCCTCCGCCTATTGGCACAGCTTCAAGGCCTTCATGGGCGCGATCCCGGACACCCTCGACCTGCGCCCCGGCCTGACCCAGGTCGAGGACCAGGGCATGTGCGGCTCCTGCTGGGCCTTCAGCCTCACGGCCACGCACCGCGACGGCCACGCCCTCGGCGGCAGCGACCCCGGGCGGCTCTCCCAGGAGTGGCTCGTGGACAACTCCAAGGAAGCCGACGGCTGCAACGGCGGCTACTTCGACTCGGCCGCCGACTTCGTGACCCCGAACGGCCAGCCCCTCTACAGCGCCTGTCCCTATAAGCAGGGCAACGGGAAATGCGCCGCGGACCTGCCGCAGGCCGCGCATATCCAGGCCTGGCACATGCTCGGCGATCCGAACCAGGGCCCGAGCGCGCAGGAGATCGAGTCCTACATGGCCAGCTCCCGCAAGCCCATCTCCATCGCGGTGGCCGCGGGCGCCGGGGACTGGCAGGGCTACAGCGGAGGCGTCTACAACGGCTGCACCATGGCCCAGATGGACCACATGATCAACATCGTGGGCTGGGACAACGAGGGCGCCAAGTTCGACGAGAGCGGCAACCTGCCGCCCGGCAAGGGCGTCTGGATCCTGCGCAACAGCTGGGGCAAGTCCTGGGGCGAGGCCGGCTACATGCGCACCAAGATGACCGACGCCAAGGGCCAGAGGTGCAACAGCGTCGCCGGGCTGGCCGCCTACTTCGACTTCTAA
- a CDS encoding prepilin-type N-terminal cleavage/methylation domain-containing protein: MKTKRQRRGFTLIELLVVVLIIGILAAVGVPQYFKVVEKGRVAEAVAYVGTMRRAQDRYALRAGAYSGDANLLDTGVPNFKYFSNAASVVGGSPTTGWTVTITRNAGAPTNYGAYTVTFNSLTGIFSSNAANAV, from the coding sequence ATGAAGACCAAGAGGCAACGCCGAGGCTTCACGCTCATCGAGTTGCTGGTGGTGGTCCTCATCATCGGCATCCTGGCCGCGGTCGGCGTCCCGCAGTACTTCAAGGTCGTCGAAAAAGGCCGCGTCGCCGAAGCGGTGGCCTATGTGGGCACCATGAGGCGGGCCCAGGACCGGTACGCCTTGCGCGCGGGAGCCTATTCCGGCGACGCTAACTTGCTGGACACCGGCGTGCCCAACTTCAAGTACTTCAGCAATGCCGCGTCCGTGGTAGGCGGGTCTCCCACCACGGGCTGGACAGTCACCATCACCCGCAACGCGGGCGCCCCGACCAACTACGGCGCCTACACGGTCACATTCAACTCGCTCACCGGGATCTTCAGCTCCAACGCCGCCAATGCCGT
- a CDS encoding glycosyltransferase family 39 protein, protein MRATLRRAAASAWAVQLLPAVAVGLALRLYLLPDQILLDDEWHALNFVLSKSLPSVSMRHGLGANCIPQNIYSYLLLHSAGWSEMLLRLPSLVCSALALAILPFMVQRIWGGRVAVIFAYLLAISPCVIFYSRLCRPYAAVLFFGMFSLLSLFRWLREDKLSHMLGYAVAAFMTVYLHLYAALFVVTPLLCLFGLRLLKRLGQVRTTLPSTLRLSQAAAIIVVLAALLIAPANIVNPWWMAVSGYSGATWQTWRDFWSLLSGTHWGALQLIFAALVLPGFFFVLRDDRVIGGLLLTCVLAFVLRVCTSSQEGIDVAIQIARYGIILFPIAFLLAAVSLARLLERLSSRLPKGEGPVIAALVPAVVAALFLGFGPLRGIYRRPNNFTNQSAFQYSYEPTDWSVTRERGFYKGKGLTMKKTDVPEVYFKLASASGIAGIIEYPMMLGDHFNQYYYYQVFHRKRTAIGYMPNGQFEPLPSKDDFIYGNVSLDYIFRRMPSVPEGSMHFRNLVALNDTRRLRASFSQWLIIVHNNIWIESLPGLHLPDTGPDAGMEAIARFLAEQGHRMVYKDAKLTILQVP, encoded by the coding sequence ATGAGAGCGACGCTCCGCAGGGCCGCGGCATCCGCCTGGGCCGTGCAATTGCTCCCGGCCGTCGCCGTGGGGCTGGCCCTGCGCCTCTATCTGCTCCCCGACCAGATCCTGCTCGACGACGAATGGCACGCCCTGAACTTCGTGCTGAGCAAATCGCTGCCTTCCGTCTCCATGCGCCATGGGCTGGGAGCCAACTGCATCCCTCAGAATATCTATTCCTACCTGCTGCTGCATAGCGCCGGCTGGTCGGAGATGCTGCTGCGGCTGCCTTCCTTGGTGTGTTCCGCTTTGGCGCTCGCGATCCTCCCGTTCATGGTGCAAAGGATCTGGGGCGGGCGCGTGGCCGTGATCTTCGCGTATCTGCTCGCCATATCCCCGTGCGTCATCTTCTATTCAAGATTGTGCCGCCCCTATGCCGCGGTCTTGTTCTTCGGCATGTTCTCGCTCCTGTCCCTGTTCCGATGGCTGCGGGAGGACAAGCTCTCTCATATGCTGGGCTACGCCGTCGCCGCGTTCATGACCGTCTACCTTCACCTTTATGCGGCTCTTTTCGTCGTGACGCCTCTGCTCTGCCTCTTCGGCCTGCGCCTGCTCAAACGCCTGGGTCAGGTCAGGACCACGCTGCCATCCACTCTGCGCCTGAGCCAAGCCGCGGCGATCATCGTCGTCTTGGCGGCGCTGCTCATAGCCCCCGCCAACATCGTCAACCCCTGGTGGATGGCGGTCTCCGGATATTCGGGCGCGACCTGGCAGACCTGGCGGGATTTCTGGAGCCTGCTGAGCGGAACGCACTGGGGGGCCCTGCAGCTCATCTTCGCCGCCTTGGTGCTGCCGGGGTTCTTTTTCGTCCTTCGCGACGATCGCGTCATCGGCGGCCTGCTGCTGACCTGCGTGCTCGCCTTCGTCCTGCGCGTCTGCACTTCGTCGCAGGAAGGCATCGATGTGGCCATCCAGATCGCCCGCTACGGGATCATCCTCTTCCCGATCGCGTTCCTGCTGGCCGCCGTGTCGTTGGCGCGGCTGCTGGAGCGCCTGTCGTCGCGGCTGCCCAAAGGGGAGGGACCGGTGATAGCGGCGCTCGTCCCCGCCGTGGTCGCGGCCCTTTTCCTCGGCTTCGGCCCATTGCGCGGCATCTATCGCCGCCCGAACAACTTCACCAACCAGTCGGCTTTCCAATACAGCTACGAGCCCACGGATTGGAGCGTCACCCGCGAAAGGGGATTCTACAAGGGCAAGGGCCTGACCATGAAGAAGACGGATGTCCCCGAGGTCTATTTCAAGCTGGCCTCGGCTTCGGGTATCGCCGGCATCATCGAGTATCCCATGATGCTCGGAGACCATTTCAACCAGTACTACTATTATCAGGTCTTCCATCGGAAAAGGACGGCCATCGGCTATATGCCGAACGGCCAGTTCGAGCCCCTGCCCTCGAAAGACGATTTCATCTACGGCAATGTTTCGCTGGATTACATCTTCCGCCGCATGCCTTCCGTGCCGGAAGGCAGCATGCATTTCAGGAACCTGGTGGCCCTCAACGACACCCGGCGCTTGCGGGCCTCTTTCTCGCAGTGGCTCATCATCGTCCACAACAACATATGGATCGAAAGCCTCCCCGGCTTGCATCTGCCCGACACCGGCCCGGATGCGGGCATGGAGGCGATCGCCCGCTTTTTGGCGGAGCAAGGCCATCGGATGGTCTATAAGGACGCCAAGCTCACCATACTGCAAGTCCCCTGA